The following nucleotide sequence is from Alkalihalobacillus sp. LMS39.
TAACTCATCATAGCTTTTTTTGTCCCATTGTCCAAAGTGATACTCCCGTAATGAGGACATTGAATGTGTCAAACTTGAAGGAAAAAGAATGGCAGCGGTTTGCTTAGCACGAAGCAAGTCACTTGTTATGACAACATCAGGTTTCACTTTCATCAACTGAGCTTGTAAAGATAATTGTTTTCTCCCTCTTTCACTTAACATGTCATCGTTCCAACCGGAGTATCTTTTTTGCTCATTTAGTTCTGTCATACCATGACGAAGAAGTGTAATAGCCACACAGTCATCCATAACAATGTTTCTCCTCCTTCCGCACTCGCTCCAACCGTATCTCCTGTTATTCCATTAAATTGTACAGTTGCAATTCGAAGACTAATCCAGGTTAGCAGAATCGTCATCACGAACAGCACAAGCCAAATGATGAGAGTATGAGAATCAACAAAAAATAAAACAATGCCAAATATAACAATATACAAAAAATAGACAATCGAATGCTTCTTTGTTAAAAAGCATTGAAACGAATAGGCAAGTCCTTCTTGTTTCGCCGGCTTCCCATAAAACAACTGCAACCCCATTAAAAGTTTCACAAAAAAAGGAATCGACAACATATAAAGCCATCCATTTGAAGTTGCTTCAAACACTTCATACATAAAGAAAAGACGCCAGCCAAGCAAAAAGATTACAGATAAGACAGCATACGCACCTACTCTAGAATCTTTTAATATGTTATGTTTTTTCTCTATATCTCGATGAGACCCTATTGCATCACTTACGTCCATCCATCCATCTAAATGTAGGCCACCTGTAAAAACAATAGAAACCGTAAAAAGAAAAACCGTTAAAAACAACACAGATGTTCCTGTCCATGTTTCAATCGTATAATAAAGGAACGCTAAAATCAGTCCAAGAAAAAGTCCAACAAGCGGGTACACGACAATTGAACCCCTTGCCCGGGATTCATCCCAAGGAACTTGTTTTTTAACAGGGAAAATGGTTAGAAACTGTAATGCTAATAAAAAGCCGTCAAACAATGAAATTTTTTTCATCACCTTATTCCCATTCCTCTATCATTTTATAAAACGCTGTCATGTCTAGTGCTGCTTCCACTCGGTCAGCCAACTCATCATACACTTTCTCTCTTTCACTCATACTCCAGTGCACCGGCTTTCGCGCTTTTCCTTTTTTTTCGCGAATTCGATTTAACCATTCGTTTCTCCACTCATCATTATGGAACACATTATGAAAATACGTTCCTATAATTCTACCATTATCAATGTAAACCCCATCTTGTTGCCCTTCTTTTGTATGTAAAAATGAATCACATGTATGTACGGTTGTTCCTAAATGAATTTCATAGCCCGCTATGACATTTGAGATTCCTTGAACAGGATGTGTCAATACCCCTTCAGTTTGTACGGTTTTTTTCGTATCTAAAAAATACGTTTGTAATGGAGCAATACCAAGGCCTGCAATCACTTCTCCAACATGCCCTGTGTCTGTCCCTAATTCATCAATTAATTGTTCTCCTAACATTTGATAGCCACCACATATCCCAACAATTGTTCCCCCATCACCTACATAGGCAATTATTTGCTTAGATAAGTTTGATTGCTTTAAAAAAAGTAAATCATTCATAGTACTTTTTGTTCCTGGAATAATAATCGCATCAGGCTTACCTAATGCTTCTGGGGTAGAAACAAAACGGATGTGAACATCATCTTCATAACGGAATGGTTCTAAATCCGTATAATTCGAAACATAAGGTAAATCGATCACAGCAATGTCCACGTCTTTTTCTTTTGCACGAACACTTGTAAACTGGTTTTTCATCGAAAGGGAATCTTCACCTTCGATTTTCATATTTTTCATATGAGGAAGAACCCCAAGAACTTTGACTCCGGTATACTCTTCTATCCATTGCCTACCAGATTCAAATAAACGTTCATCACCACGGAATTTATTAATAATAATGCCCTGTACCCGACGACGGTGGATTTTTGGCAATAACGTCAATGTCCCTACAATACTTGCAAAGACCCCTCCACGATCGATATCAGCTACAAGGATGACAGGAACATTGGCGATTTCAGCTACCTTCATATTTACAAGCTCCCGGTCATTTAAATTAACTTCAGCTGGGCTTCCTGCTCCTTCAATGACACATATTTGATAGTCTTTTTCTAGTTCAGCTAGAGCCATTTGAATCGTTTCAAGCCCCGTTTCATAAAATTGAGTACGATAATCTCTCCCTGATAATGTTTGATATCGCACTCCAAAACGAACGATTTCAGAGACTTGATCACTTCTAGGTTTTAATAAAATAGGATTCATATTCACAGAAGCTGTCACCATTGCTGCTTCTGCTTGAATGCCTTGTGCTCTCCCTATTTCCTTCCCATCTATCGTCACATATGAATTATTTGACATGTTTTGTGATTTAAACGGTGTCACCCGCTTTCCTTGCCTTGCAAGAATGCGACAAATGGCTGTACAAATGACACTTTTACCGACATCAGAAGCTGTTCCTTGAATCATCACACCTTTCATGTTTCCTTTCCTCCTTTTTTCCAGATTGGCAATCCATTTTCAATGACAATCGCTTCGTCACAGTGCTCAACAATCGCTTGATGAACCTTACCTAACATCCGCTTGTAATAAAATGTCCCCTCATCTTCAGACGGGATACCATGTAATAATTCATTCGAAACGAGAAGGCAATGAATCGGGAGTTGCTGAAGTTGTTGAATCGTTGATGTCACTTTCTCATAAACCGCTGTTTGAAAGAATGGATGCTTCCATGAAGTAGCATTGATAAACAATTCGTTTGCAAGCCATGTTGTGATACAATCCAACAACACGATATGACCACATTGAAATTGTGTAAAGACTTGCTCTATATTATATGGAACCTCATGGGTTATGCAAAATGGAAACTGTTTTTCTCTTTGTGCAATATGAAGTTGTTTTCGCCATTCCATTTCTTCATCAAACACTTGACTAGTTGCAATATAATGAACAACTTGATTTCCGGCAAGTGCTTTGGCATACGTTTCAGCAAATTGACTTTTCCCACATCTGACCCCACCTGTTATCAAAATTAACATTTTGCCTTCCAGCTTTCTAACACTTTTAATAGTTTGTCATTCTCCTCTTGTTCTTTTACTGCTAGGCGAATATATTTTCCTTCTAACCCACGAAAATTATATGTATGTCTAGGGATGATACGATGTTCAATTAAATACGTAAGCAAAGGCAACAAATCTCGATCGCCACTTTTTTCCTTTAGTAAATAATAATTCACACTAGAAAAGGAAATCGAATACTCAAGTTCTTCCAATTTTCTTTTCAGTTGGTTTCTTTCTTCTGCTATATAGTGTGCTGTGTTATGAGCAAATTGTAGATCGAGCAAACAACGACTGCCAATTTGTTGTGCTAACTGATTTGTATTCCATGAATGCTGCCACCTCGTTAACGAGGAAACTAGTTTCTCTGAACCTATGGCATACCCTAACCTTAACCCAGCAATCGCATACATTTTTGTGACAGAACGAAGCACTACAAGATTATCATATTGATGTACAAGTGGCACGACGGACTCTTGATGTATGCTAAAATCAAAAAAAGCTTCATCAATGACAACAACAACATTTGCAAGCTGAGCTTCTTTTATAATCTTTTCTAACCGTTCTTTTGGATATTGAACCCCTGTTGGATTATTCGGATTACAAATAAAAAGAAGATCACTCGATTCGAGCTTCTCATGAATCAAATCCGGTTGTAATTCCCAATTTGTATCAGGTGAAAGTGTAACAGAATCAACATGACATAAGTAAGTTTCACAGGCTTGTCGGTACTCACTGAACGTAGGCTCCACAATTAGCACATGTTTTTCTCGAAATCTGTTTGCAAGTAAAAAAATGATTTCAGCCGCACCGTTGCCAACAACGACTTGGTTACGCTCAACACCGTTTTGTTTTGCAACAGTCTCTTTTACGACCATTGCTTTTGGGTCGGGGTATTTTTCTATTTCACTAAAATATGAAAGCCAGTTTTCTTTTATAAAGGAAGGTGGTCCAAGCGGATTTGTGTTCACACTAAAATCAATCGAACCTTCTTTCATCTGTAAGCCAAGTGCTTCAACAAAATATGTCGGGTTAGCCCCATGTTCTGGCAATTGCATAGCTGACACCTCCTATTACCCATAAAAACAACAAAAACGCAAAACAAGTTCGAGCCATAATTTTTACGGTTTGTGTTATATGTTCTTTTTTCAGTTCAACTTTTTTTCTTCCCATAAGAGCACGGTTGGATACAATCCCTTGATATGTATTTCTTCCCCCTAATTGAACACCTAAAAGTGCAGCTACAGCCGCTTCTCCCCAACCACTATTAGGGCTTGGATGTTTTTTCGCATCTGTCACCAGAATGTTTACACTTTCTTTTTTCGAATGAATCGAAGAGTGGTTGACAATAATCATTATCAAACCCGTGATTCGACTTGGAATCCAGTTGACGAGGTCGTCACATTTTGCTGAAGCCCAACCAAAGCGTCCAAAGCGGTCATTGTTATACCCAACCATAGAATCACACGTATTAATGGCACGGTATAAAAACGCTAGCGGTGCTCCGCCTAGAAGTGCATAAAACAAAGGGGCTGTAATCCCATCGCTCGTATTTTCAGCAACGGTTTCAACTGTCCCTCGAACGATATCTCCTTCTTGTAAAGAAGCTGTATCTCTACCGACAATATAAGATAACTTCAATCGAGCTTCTGTCACATTGCCAGTTTGTAACGGCTCGTACACTTCCATTGCTGCATCTTTTAAACTTTTTTGAGCAATCGCATAAAAAATAATCATCGCTTCCATAACAATTCCGAAAAAGGGGTGGATGAGATAAGCTCCTACGACTATTGACATTGTTATAATAAAGACTATTGCTAGAATAAAAACAAGAAAAAAAACACCTTTGCTCCTCTTGTATTTCCCTTTATTTACTTTGTTCTCAACAACTGAAATTAGTTTTCCAACCCAAACAACAGGATGAGGCAACCATCTCGGATCCCCGATTACACGGTCTAATATAAAGGCTAACGATAAGGCAAGGAGATGGTTAACGATCATAACGTAGACCTTCTTTCTATATTTTTCCGAATCGCTTTCACCGTCGCAGCATAAACCGTTCGTCCAATCGCACTTCCTATCGTTGTAATAGACCCTGCATAAGGATAGGATGTTTTCGTTTGAGTTGATGCAATGACAATGCTGTCTGTTGACGTCCCTGTTGCCATTGTATTTGTTGTTACATCAAGCACATTTTCATCATGCAACGCTCTTGTTTTCGCTTCTGTTGCTACAACTAGCGCTTGGACAAATGCCGCGTCTGTGAACTCTCCTTCTAATAACACCCACGTATTAATCGTTCCTATTGAATGATTTCTCCTAGTCGCTCCCGCCGTGACATCAACAGCATTTGATAAACCTGCTGTAATGATAACGAGGAGGGAGACATCCTCATCTTCAACTTTTTCAACACAAACATCTTCGAGAATCGCTGCTGTCATCATTCCATTTGTTTCTTCATGATTTATCCCTCTTTGTTCTAAAAAGGAAATAAACTCTTTTTGGGCATCATCACAATTATAGTTTTTATCAACATGGCGATTAACAAATGTTTTTTTCCAACCGAAGCCTGAACCAATAACAGAGGAGGCTAAAGTTTTAAAGGCTGTTTTGCTTTCGATTTTAATCCATTCATTTGTACAAACAATATCCAATTCACGAAAAGGAGATGAAGGTCTCATTTGATTCGGAAGCAATGTAATTAATGGTGTCGGAATGGTTGGATGCTCATTTCGACGAAGTGATGTGTTGTATATGTCTATTAATCGTTGTTCACTAAGCGCTTGATATGGACGGTCAATTGTGCTTACTTCGCCACTATCTAACAACATCACACGATCACAATAAAGAGCAGCAATGTTTAAGTCATGTAAAATCGCGATAACCGTTAGCCCTTTTTCTTCCGTCCATTTCTTTAATGTATCAAGTAATTGTAATTGGTGAGAAATATCTAAATGATTTGTCGGTTCATCAAGTAACAATAAATCTGGTTGTTGTGCTAATGCTCTGGCTAACATAACACGCTGACGCTCTCCTCCACTTAAAGATAGCAATGTTTTGTCTTTAAACTGATAGACATCGGTTTGTTTTAATGATTCGACAACAATTTGGTCATCCTCTTTCGTTGTCATATGGAATAACCCTTTTTGATAAGGATATCTTCCTAATCGTACAACTTCCTCTACCGTATAGGAAAAAGAAGTTGTGGTGTCTTGGGGCAAAACAGCGATAATTTTGGCTTTTTCTTTTGTGGAATACGACTCGATCGGTTTTTCATGTAATGAGATTTCTCCTTTTGTCATTGGAACTGTTCCTGTCAACATTTTTAATAATGTCGTTTTCCCACTACCATTTGGTCCAATCACCCCAAAAATTTCCCCTTTTTCCACTTTAAAGGAAACATCCTTTATGATGGGCTTGTCGTTATACCCTCCTGACACACCAAAAACATGTAACATATGACTCCTCCTATAACCGATGACGTTGACGAATTAATATAATTGCAAACACCGGGCCACCAATTAATGCAGTAATAACTCCTATCGGTAATTCTGTTGGTGCAATAATTGTTCTTGCAATTAAATCTGTTAACACTAAAAACCCACCACCCATAATCATGGAAAGCGGCAATAAATGGCGATGATCAGGTCCCCATAATAATCTTGTAATGTGAGGGACAACTAACCCAACAAAGCCTATCGTTCCAGAAACAGCGACCGCTGCTCCTGTAACAAGTGAAGCCCCAAGTAAAATGATTAATTTTCTCTTTTGAATATTAACACCTAAATTTTTTGCTGTTTCTTCACCGAAAGCAAGTGCATTTAATTCCTTTGTGTTACACATTAAAAGGAGAAAACCAATAAGAAAAAAAGGTAAAATCAAATAAACGTAATTCCAGCCTCTCATTGCTACACTGCCTAATAACCAACTAATAATTTGCCGCAACTCATCACCGGTTAATGCAATCATCAATGAAATAAGCGACCCTAAAAAAGAACTTGTAATAATCCCAACTAAAATAATGGTTTCCGCTGCCATTGATTTATGTAATGCCCGAGCAAATCCGATAACTAGAAATAACGTTACAAACCCGCATACTATACTTATAAAAGGTAATGTAAACGCCCCTACAACCGGAAGACTAATACCTAAAAATAAAACTAAGACAGCTCCAACCGCAGCCCCTGAGGACACACCGAGTGTATAAGGGTCAGCTAAAGGATTTTTTAATAGTCCTTGAAAGGCAGCACCAGCCAAAGCTAAACAAGCCCCGACTAGCATAGCTAACACAACTCTAGGAAAGCGTATGCTCATGATTATATTCGTGTACATCGGGTCAATATCAATATGTAAAGGGAGTTGTAACCACTCCGTTAAAAGAACTGCAATGATAGTAGAAAAGGGAATCGAAAGACTCCCTTTAGAAATGCCAAGTAATAAGCTAAAGCACAAAAATAAAATTGCGCTTATATAGGCGATAGATTTATGTTTAGTTAAAAACCTCTGGATAAATAAACTTTGCAAGTTGTTCGACTCCTTCAACAACACGCGGTCCTGGTCGAGACACGATATCTTCATCAATATCATGTACTCTTTCTTCTTGCACCGCTGTTACATCTTGCCAACCTGGACGATTTAAAATTTGGTCAACCATATCAGGAACCCAGCTACTGTATGTTCCAATAATAACGTCTGGGTTTTCAGCAATGACTTGTTCTTCTGAAAATTGCGGCCAACCGCTCGTGTCTCCTGCTACATTTTCAGCATGAATCGTTTCTAACATTTCATGCATAAACGTATCTTTTCCAGTTGTATATAATTCATTAGAAATTTCAATCCATACCGTTTGTCTTTCTTCTTCTGGAATCGCTGCTGCTTGTTCGCTCAATTCAGCAAAACGAGCTTCCATATCAGAAATCAATTGCTCAGCTTCTTCTTTTGTGTTTGTAATTTCAGCAATAAAGTTAATCGCACGATACATATCTTCAAAACTATTTGCATCGTTTACAACGGCAACTTGAATATCTGCTCCTCTTATTTGATCTAACCCTTCTGCTGTTGCATTTGACCCATGAGCAAGTACAATGTCTGGTTGTAACGAAATGATTTTTTCAACATCAAATTCAAAACCACCAATCGCCTCCACGTCCTCTACTTCTGGAGGATAATTATCGTGGTCACTTCTACCAACTAATTTATCACCTGCTCCAAGAGCAAATAAAATTTCTGTGTTGCTTGGAATAAGTGAAACAATTCGCTCAGGTTCTTCTTCTAACACAATTTCATTGTCGACTGCATCTGTTACATTTACAGCATCTTCTTGTTGCGTATCCGCTCCGCAACCAGCTAATAATCCAATTGCAAGCAAAACGAACATAAGTTGGCTTAGCCATTTTTTCATGTTCTGACATCCCCTTTTATATTATTTGTCATTTATGATGTACGTCATAGTTGCTTTTATGTAGACAAACAAAAAGCTCCCCTGTCGATGGAGAGCAAAAGTAGACAATATTATAGTAAGGTCGATACTAATAATACTGCTTCACCTTTCCTCGAAGGCATCCACATACAACGATAAGGCAGGTCTCCTGACTTAAGTATCCTTATTCCTTTTGCCTTCCCGTTTGCACAGTGGCTATGTAAAAGGACTTGATACTATTACAGTGGCGGGACCGTATTGGAATTTCACCAACTTCCCTTTTCACACTTATAACATAAGTGACCTTATCGTATATTATTCGCTTCTATGATGTACGACCTTATTATACACAATATTCATTTGTTTGACATGATTTTTCACTTCGATATTGTATTTTTATTTTTGCTCTCTATTACAAAGTCCTTTGCGAACGCTTTGCATAAGTCAATATCTTCACCTACTGGCTCATATTCAATTTTCAATCCATCTACGACAATTTGTCCTCCTTGCTCTTTAACCCGTTCTTCAATGATATCTACAGCTCCACAAAAAATTTCATAAGCTGTATCGCCTGAGCCGAAAACGCCGAACGTTTTATCCGCTAAATCTATGTTTTCCATTTCTTCATAAAAATCTAAAAACTCATCAGGTAGTTCTCCATCTCCCCATGTATACGCTCCAATGACAATTGCATCATATTCTAATAGAATGCTAGCATCAACATCTAACACGTCTTTCTTTGTCACCTCTACTCCTTCAGCAGCCAATCCTTCTTCTAATACATCAGCAATCGCTTCTGTATTGCCTGACATACTGCAAAACAATAATAAAACATTTTCCATCTGAACTCTCTCCTTCATATGTTACATTAATGATTATCATTCTCAGTAATGATACTAATAATGATAATCATTGTCAATTATAAAAATAAAAAAAGACTACTGAATCTTAAATTCAGCAATCTTTTTACCGTATACGAACATTGTTTCTCATGAAACAATTATTTTCGCTCATTTTCTCTATTTTCTTCGGTTTTTCGAGGAATAGAAAAACTAAATGTTGTTCCTTCATTCACTTTACTATGCACAGAAATATGTCCCATATGCGCTTCGACAATGTTTTTGGCAATCGCAAGTCCAAGTCCTGTCCCTGCCGCTCCTCTAGTTCGGGCTTTATCTGCTTTATAAAAGCGTTCAAACACAAACGGCAAATCTTCCTCTGGAATACCAGAACCTGTATCAACAACATCAAAACGAGCCTCTCCTGTTGTCGATTGGACATAAAGTTGTACTTTTCCACCTTCGAGTGTATGTCGAATCGCATTATGAATTAAATTCGTTAATACTTGCTCGATTCGGTCTGGGTCAAAAAGAATGATATTTTCATTGTTAATGACGTCACACATTAGGTGAATACCTTGTTCTTTCGCTAATCCTTGGAATTTACGAATAATTCGGTCTGTAAAGTCTTTTATATTCACTTCTTCCATATTTAATTCAATATGGCCTGATTCCATTCTTGCTAAATCAAGAAGTTCATTAACTAACCTACCCATTCGAAGCGATTCTTCATAAATAATTTGAGCAATTTCTTTTTTCTCTTCGTCGGTTTGAGCAATATCATCGACTATCGCTTCACTATACCCTTGCAACATGGAAATAGGGGTTCTCAACTCATGAGAGACATTGGCGATAAAATCTTTACGGAGTTTATCATGCCTTCGTTCTTCTGTCACATCTCGAATGACCGCTACAGCACCACGGACGAATTTTTGGTCGTATAACGGTGTCATTAATATAAACCAACTACGGCCTTGAATATCAATTTCATCAAATTGTTCACTTTCTAATACAACAACTTGTTGAAACAGCTTTTTAACTGCCTTAGGCAAATCTTCCACAGCATCAATATTCAAACCTTGTTCATAATACCAAGCTTGAATAAATCGTTCAGCAAGAGGATTCGTAACCACAATCCGTCCTTTTCGATCAAGCGTAATAACACCGTCAGCCATACTACTTAGTATACGAGAAAGCTGTTCTTTTTCTTGATTTAACGCGGTAATATTTCGATTTAATTCGCGTCCCATTCGATTAAAAGCAATAGCGAGCTTCCCAATTTCATCAATCGTAAGAATCGGAATTTTCGTATCAAAATTCCCTTCTGCCACTTCAACTGCCGCTTGCCTCATTTTTCGTAATGGAGCTGTGATTCTCGTCGACAAGAAAAACGCAAAAATTGTCGTTAATACTATGGCGATTCCAGCAGAAAAAATGATGATTCTTTTCGTGTGCGCTGTCGTTTGTTCTATCGCTAGAAGAGACTGATAAAGGAAAACCGCACTTTGAGCATCATTTAATTCAACTGGACGTCCAACGACCATTATTTCCGTATGAACCTCAACCCCATTTTCTACAAATGGGAAATCGCCTTGACTAACAACCGATTGGTCTCCTTGAAACACTTTCGACAAAACCGGATCTTCATAAAATATCGAGATCGGTAAATTTACAGTTTCACTCGGATTAGAAGAATACCAATGTTCTTCGTTGTCCAAAATAACCGCTTTTATATCATAAGTTTCTGCAATTTTAGATATCGTTACTAACGCCATATCCTTGTCATCATACACTTCTACAATGGTCGCAATCATATCTGCATGATTCATCAATTGTGACTCGGCCTCACTGACATGAAACCGTTCAAAAAATTGGAGCATGAGTGCCATTAAAATGGATAAAACTACGGACACGAGTAATAAAATCGTAAACCATAGTTTTCCAACAACACTTCGCCAAAACATTACTCTTTCACAGCCTCAAACTTATATCCGACACCCCATACGGTAGATATCATGCTAGCTGCCTCTGGAGAAATTCGATTTAATTTTTCGCGTAATCGTTTAATATGAGTATCAACGGTACGCAAATCCCCAAAAAAGTCATAATTCCACACATCTTTTAAAAGTTGTTCTCTTGAAAAAACTTTATCAGGAGTTTGCGCTAAATAATAGAGCAGTTCATATTCTTTAGGAGTTAAACTGATTTCATTTCCATCTACCGTTACTCGATGTGCATCATTATCAATCGTCAAATGAGAAAAGACAAGAACATCTTTTGCTGCTGTTTCTGTTTGAAGAAAGCGAGTACTAGATGAACGACGTAAAAGCGCCTTTACACGTAACACGACTTCTCTCGGGCTAAATGGTTTTACAATATAATCATCTGTCCCAACTTCAAACCCTTGCACACGATTTGCTTCTTCCCCTTTGGCTGTTAACATGATGATCGGAGTTGCTTTTGTTTTTCTAAGCTCTTGACATACTTCGATTCCATCAATACCAGGCATCATGATATCAAGAAGGATAAGGTCATAGTCATTTTCAAGAGCCATTTCTAAAGCGACTTCTCCATTTTCAGCATCTTCTACAATA
It contains:
- a CDS encoding ATP-binding protein, with amino-acid sequence MFWRSVVGKLWFTILLLVSVVLSILMALMLQFFERFHVSEAESQLMNHADMIATIVEVYDDKDMALVTISKIAETYDIKAVILDNEEHWYSSNPSETVNLPISIFYEDPVLSKVFQGDQSVVSQGDFPFVENGVEVHTEIMVVGRPVELNDAQSAVFLYQSLLAIEQTTAHTKRIIIFSAGIAIVLTTIFAFFLSTRITAPLRKMRQAAVEVAEGNFDTKIPILTIDEIGKLAIAFNRMGRELNRNITALNQEKEQLSRILSSMADGVITLDRKGRIVVTNPLAERFIQAWYYEQGLNIDAVEDLPKAVKKLFQQVVVLESEQFDEIDIQGRSWFILMTPLYDQKFVRGAVAVIRDVTEERRHDKLRKDFIANVSHELRTPISMLQGYSEAIVDDIAQTDEEKKEIAQIIYEESLRMGRLVNELLDLARMESGHIELNMEEVNIKDFTDRIIRKFQGLAKEQGIHLMCDVINNENIILFDPDRIEQVLTNLIHNAIRHTLEGGKVQLYVQSTTGEARFDVVDTGSGIPEEDLPFVFERFYKADKARTRGAAGTGLGLAIAKNIVEAHMGHISVHSKVNEGTTFSFSIPRKTEENRENERK
- a CDS encoding response regulator transcription factor, whose protein sequence is MEQEGKILVVDDEERIRRLLKMYLEREDYIVEDAENGEVALEMALENDYDLILLDIMMPGIDGIEVCQELRKTKATPIIMLTAKGEEANRVQGFEVGTDDYIVKPFSPREVVLRVKALLRRSSSTRFLQTETAAKDVLVFSHLTIDNDAHRVTVDGNEISLTPKEYELLYYLAQTPDKVFSREQLLKDVWNYDFFGDLRTVDTHIKRLREKLNRISPEAASMISTVWGVGYKFEAVKE